Within bacterium, the genomic segment CTGCCGTCGTTTGTGGCGCACCATCAGGCGTTGGCCGAGCAGGCCGAGCAGGGCGGCTGGGGATTCCAGCAGTACCTCCTGCAGCTGGCCGAGATCGAGGTCAAGGAGCGCCATGAGCGCAAGATCCTGCGCCTGCGGAAGTTCTCTCAGTTGCCCGCGGAGAAGACCCTCGCGACGCTCCAGCTCAAGCGGTTGCCGGCGCGGGTGCGACGCACGCTACCGACGCTGTGCGAAGGTGGCTTCGTCGAGCGCGCGGAGAATCTCCTGGCCTTCGGCCTGCCGGGGCGTGGCAAGACGCATCTGGTGTGTGCCATCGGCCACGAGCTCGTCGACCGTGGCTACAAGGTGCTGTTCACGCCGGCCTACCGCCTGGTCCAGCGCCTGCTCGCCGCCAAACGCGAGCTCATGCTGCCGCTGGAGATGCGTCGGCTGGACCGCATCGACGCCATCATCCTCGACGACATCGGCTACATCCAGCAAGACCGCGAGGAGATGGAGGTGCTCTTCACGCTTCTGGCGGAGCGCTACGAGCGCCGGAGCGTGATCCTCACCAGCAACCTGGTCTTCTCCCAGTGGGACAAGATCTTCAAAGATCCGATGACCACCGCGGCGGCCATCGATCGGTTGGTCCACCACGCGACGATCCTCGAGATCACGGGCAAGAGCTTCCGCAACGAGGAGGCAGAGAAACGCCAGCGCGAGCAGCGACGCCGGTCGGCTCCAGTGAAAGAGAGAAGAAGTTAGGAGGGGCGCGCGCGGCGGGCTGCCCCTCGCTTCGCTTGCCACGCCCTAGGCCGTCGGCCGCGCGCGCCTGGAAGCACGCTCCTGGCTTCGCCAGATC encodes:
- a CDS encoding ATP-binding protein — protein: MSAADSVEMLLRELKLPSFVAHHQALAEQAEQGGWGFQQYLLQLAEIEVKERHERKILRLRKFSQLPAEKTLATLQLKRLPARVRRTLPTLCEGGFVERAENLLAFGLPGRGKTHLVCAIGHELVDRGYKVLFTPAYRLVQRLLAAKRELMLPLEMRRLDRIDAIILDDIGYIQQDREEMEVLFTLLAERYERRSVILTSNLVFSQWDKIFKDPMTTAAAIDRLVHHATILEITGKSFRNEEAEKRQREQRRRSAPVKERRS